The Pseudanabaena sp. ABRG5-3 genome includes the window TCAGCCCGAAGTGCAAATTTTACCTGACTGGGAACGTTTACAAGCATTAGGACTATCCACGCAATCCATCGGTTCTACTCTGCAAACTGCGATTACAGGTTCTGTGCCGACCCAGTTACAAAGAGGCGATCGCTTAGTTGATGTGCTTGTCCAACTCGATCCCGAATCGCGCAAGAATGCCTCGCAATTGCAGCAAGTTCCTCTCTTTGTGAACAATAACCGTCCTGTCCGCCTTGCGGATGTTTCTACTATCCGTGAAGGGCTTGCCCCTGGAGAAATTCAACGCATCAACCAGCGTCAGGTGTTCTTGATTCTCGGTAGTCTGGAACGTGGCACAAGTCTCAGCGATGCGCTCAAGCAAACGGAAGATGTGATTGCGGCGATCGATCTACCCGATGGCGTAGTAGTTTTACCTAGTACCGCCAAACAAGCAAATGACAATCTCTCCAAAGCCTTTGGGGTCTTAGGTGTACTCGCTTCCTTCTTAGTATTTGTGGTGATGGCAGTTCAGTACAACTCGCTGATCGATCCCTTGGTAATTATGCTGACAATTCCCCTTGCTCTTGCTGGTGGCATCGTCGGGCTATATGTCACCAATAGCTCGATCAATGTGATGGTGGTGATCGGTGTGATTCTGCTGGTGGGGATTGTGGTGAACAATGCGATCGTCATGGTCGAGTTCGCGAACCAATTGCGCGAGGAGCAGAAATGCAGCCGCATTCAAGCAATCCTCCAAGCTGCGCCAATGCGTTTACGTCCCATCCTGATGACCACAATTACAACGGTAGTTGGCGCTTTTCCTCTGGCTCTCGGTGGCGGCGAGGGTGGCGAATTCCTCCAACCATTGGGAATCGTCACTTTCTCTGGTTTAGCCCTTGCAACAATTTTGACACTATTCATAATTCCCTGCTTCTATGTGCTTCTGCACGAGTTAAGTTGGGCGAAGGTGAAGAAGCTAGTACCAGTAAGAATTACATCTCGTTAGATCTAAACAGCCTCGCGAAGCGAGGCTGTTTAGATCTAACAATGCAAGGTTTGCAGCCATAATCGAAATTCTCTTCTTAAAACATTCATTGGTGTATCTTTACTTTTCTCTAAAAATAAGGAAATACCTTCAATAACTGGAATCGATGGGAAAGCTTTACTGATTGGGAATTGAGATATTGACCATCCTCAAATAGACTAATCTCTAATTTCCCATTTCTATATCGCCAGATTTCAGGTTCTTGCCAGTTAATATTTTCAAGGGTGACTCGTTGACCTTGGTTGAGCTGGATTTGAGCGATCGCAATTTTGACTGGCATGATAACAATCTCAAGTTGATCAATATCGATTCTATACCAAGAGATGAGGGGCGGCGCGAAGCGCCGCCCCTCATCTCTTGGTTTTTATTAGTTGTGCGATATCAAGGAAATTTTTGATTAATAATGGTGAAGTGCAAATATGTAGACCTGTAGATAGTTATGCCTCAAATAGCCAGTAACTCTGGAAAAAATCGTGAAATATTATCGGAACCGATTGCTTTAGTCTGGCATCGGCGCGATTTACGAATTGATGACAATCCTGCACTGAGTGAGGCGATCGCACAGGTTGGGGATCGAGGCAAAGTGCTAGGGCTATTTATTTTCGATCCTGATATTCTCGATGATGGCGTGACCGAGGGCAGCAAGGTTGACTTTATGCTCGGTTGTTTGCGCGAGTTGCAGGCTAACTATCGACGTTTGGGCAGCGAATTGCTATTTATGTATGGGCAACCCGTTCAATCGATTCGTGAACTAGCGAAAGCAATTAATGCAAGCCATGTCTTTTTTAACCAAGATGTCGAACCCTTTGCGATTAAACGCGATCGCGAAGCAACTCAGGTTTTGCAGGAACTAGGCGTGCAGGTTCAGAGTTTTGTCGATATTGGGTTGATTGCGCCCGATGCGATCGCTACGCAATCAGGAGAACCCTACAAGGTCTACACCCCCTTTTGGCGCAATTGGCAAAGTAAACCTAAACCACAGCCCTTGGCAACACCTCAAAAATTAACAGGTCTAGCCAGTTATGAGAATCTGCCTGTAATTCCCTTACCAAGTTTACGAGAACTGAAATTTATTAATGACATCACCCTACCCAAAGCAGGTGAAGCCGCCGCATTAGCGCTACTAGAAACCTTTTGTGATGGTAATGGAATTTTGCGTTATCAAACGGAACGTGATTTTCCTGCCCATGCAGGGACATCGACCTTGAGTCCCCATTTGCGCTTCGGGACAGTGGGGATTAGAAGAGTATGGGAAAAAGCGATCGCGGCTGAGCAACTAGTGCGTAGTGAAGAGGAAGCGGCAGGAATTACTACATGGAAACAGGAACTAGCATGGCGGGAATTTTACCAGCATGTTCTCTTTTACTTCCCTGAACTAGAAACAGGAGCCTATCGCCCCCAGATGCGGAACTTCCCTTGGGATGATGACGAAGAGAAGTTTACTGCATGGTGTGAGGGACGCACAGGCTATCCGATTGTCGATGCTGCAATGCGGCAACTGAATCAAACAGGCTGGATGCACAATCGTTGTCGGATGATTGTCGCTAGTTTCTTAACTAAGGATTTGATAATTAATTGGCAATGGGGTGAACGCTATTTTATGCAGAAATTGCTAGATGGTGACTTAGCCGCAAATAATGGTGGTTGGCAATGGAGTGCCTCTAGTGGTATGGACCCCAAGCCTTTGCGAATTTTTAATCCTGCATCACAAGCCCGCAAGTACGATCCAGAAGGTGAATATATTTTGCGGTGGTTGCCTGAGTTGCAGGGCTTGACTACGGCAGAGTTGCTAAGTGGGAATATTCCACCGCATCAATGCAAAAGGCGTGATTATCCACTACCGATTGTGGATCACAATGTTCAGCAGCAAAGATTCAAAAAGATTTATCAGGATTGCAAGGTTTTTCAAAACTAAAAATGGCTACGCCATTTTTAGTTTTGAAAAACCTTGCTGGGTTTGTTTTTTAATCCACGAAGGGGTAACAACTCTTTCGTAAATTGGTATAGAAAAAAGAAGCAGCCTTTGTGTCACGGCACAAAGACTGCTTCTTTACTAAATCACGGACTGCTTATAAGCTTCTAACTTCTTAAGTTCTTCACTTAGTTTACTAATCTGTTCATTTTGCGTATTAATTTGCCCATTTTGAACACGAATGCGGCGAGATAGCATCCGAATAATATTTACGGCAATATCAGGGGTCTCATCGATCGCTTCATATAGTTGTTGTTGTGTTAGTACCAGACAATCACAATTAGTAATCGCTGTCACAGAAGCTGATCGTGGCTCTGCATCAAACAAAGACATTTCCCCAAAGCAATTGCCCTTGTCTAGAACCGCTAAATCTTTTTTATCATCTATATGTACTCGCACCTTACCCGCAACCACAATATAAAGCGATCGCCCTTCTTGACCTTTAGCAAAAATCATTTTGCTGGGTGGATACGACACCTCATTCATGATCGAAGCTAGGCGTACCAAAAAATCATCCCGTAACTCCTTGAAGATCGGAACGCCCCTGACCAATAACAGCCGATCAATACTGGTTAGCATTGCCTAAGACTCCCCATACCCATTTGGTTTGCCGCCCATTCTGGCTTTGATCTCGGTATCAATATCTTGACTCTCTTGGGAATTATCACTTAGATTCAGAGTGTTTTTGCCATTATTTTGAAAATAGTGGGAAATTGCTCTTGCCTGTGCTAATACTAGCGAATCACGATCCTTTAATAAATGAGGTAGGATTTTCGCCAGCGATCGCGGGGAAGCAACTTGTAGATAGGCAATTACTGCTTCTCTGACAAAACCTGTTGGATGTTCTAAGCAAGCTAGCATTGTCTCCGCAGGTAAACTCCACAACTGAGTGCGTGCCACATGAAAGCAGCAAGCTAAAGTCCAGTCTGATAAACAATAGCGTAAATCTACAAGCTGTTGTAAACGCTTCATCGGCTTCATCGGTTTGTGAGGATGAATTGCCGCCAAAACATTTAGCTTATCAGCGATCGACCGATTGTCCACTACGGACAATAAAATTTGCTTAACACTTAAATCAACGGTATTGTCCAAAATTTCCATGCCACGGGCCAGACTACTTTTAGATCCCGATAGGGGATTAAAGCCCGAGAGGATATTAAAAGAAGCCGCCTGAATTGCCGATGCCGAGTATAGCAATTTCATCAACAGAAAAATACGCTCTAAACTATCAAGGGCTTCACTTTGCAAAGACTCCAATAGCAGATCCATTTCTGAAGTTGTAACCTCCGAAAAATCCTCAACTGCCGCCCAAGCTTCAGTCATTACCCCCAGTTCTTGAATTACCATTTTCTCAATGCCACTACGACCAATTAGCTCCAAAATGGCTTCAATCCCCTGTTCCTGAGGAATACGAATTAAGTTTCTCAAAATCTGTCGCCGATGTTTGCCCCAAGACTTAGGCAAATTGCTTGCAAGTACAGAAATTGAAGCCTGAGTTGCAATTTCCCCCAAGATATCCCATGCTTGGACACGGATGTTATCGGCGCTTTGATCGCTATAGGCAAGCTCTAATAATGAGCTAATGCCATCATCACCAAGATTTACTAAAGCCTCATGGGCGGCTTTGCGGGTAGCCTTGTAATGCAAGCCGCGAATTAGCGATGGGAAATATTCGCTTGTACGAGTAGCGGCGATCGCTCTGAGCAAGGCACACCGCACCTCGATTGAAGGATCTGCTAATAACTTCGGCACGTAATATCGTAAAGACTGCATAAAAGCAGCTTCGGCTAAAGCTCGACAACCCAATACTCGTTCGGGCTTGGATGGGCTAGTGAGCATATGACGCAAAGTATTCGTCGCTTCAGCAACTTGATCTTTATCACCTAGACGCATCATCAAGGCAACCGCAGTACTCCGAATAATAGGATTTTGCTCTGGGCCAAGATAACTGCGCAGACTATCAATATCACGATTTTTTTCATCGGCTAGCAACACATAGCGCAAACATAATGCTTGTACTTGTGGTGAAGCATTGGGCGATTGCCTGACTTCGTTGATGTAGGGCAAATACTTGGTTTCAGGATTGTCGAGCATTGCTTCAAGGCTTTGTGCCTGCAAATCTGGTGTCATTTGGGCAAGCATTGGCGCAAGGGACTCACCTACTGCCTGTGGCACAATTTGGGTCAGCAGATCAATACAAACGGATTGCTCTGTTTGAGTCTCGGCTCTGGACATTGACTCTGATACCGCACGTCGGAGTTCGCGAGTATCAACGGTTAGTAAACTTAATTTTCCTCTTTCAACGCTTTGGATTAACAGCTCTAGATAGCCGCGTCGGAGCAACCAAATCACGATTACCCAGATCAGCGCGACAAATACAATTACCGCAGCAAACCAATGGGAAGAAACTGAGAGATCAATGCCTCTGTTTTTAAAAATTTCACTGACAATCCAAATCAAAACCCCTGCGCCGCCAGTTGCAAGGGGATCGGCGATGCCTCTCACAAAGGATTGAATTTGGCTGCGAAACTGATCGGGTACAGCTTGAAACAATGTTGGTGCAGTGGCGGCAACAATGGTAAATCGGAATAGTTCATCAAAAAATTTCAGAACTACAAATCCTGCGAGTAAGCCAAATGGTGCAAATCCTGCGATCGTGCCTGTAATGATGATGCCAACGGGGGGCATTAACACCGCAAAAAATACACCAATGCGCTCGATAATTCGGCTAGAGCCAAAAAGCTGAAGGGCAAGCTTAAAAACTCCCATGATCCCGCCAAAAATCCCTAAAAAGCTGCCAATCGCTTCTTCGGTTTTGAGATTAACTTCCAGTTGTGTTTGGTACTGAAACTCAATCATGAAAAATAAAACTTGGGCGGCGATAAAAAAACCAAAGAGGAGCCAGACATATTTGAGGAGATTGCCCTGTAGCGATCGCGTCTCAATTTCGCTATCCTCTTCGTTTTTATAGACAAAGTTGGGAAAGGCTTGGCGATAGCGGGTGCTGAGATAAAACAACAACGCTGAACCAATAAATAACATCACACAGGTGGCGAGGGTCATATTGGGAACGCCCCCCAAACTCACCAACAATGGGTAAGAGAAACCACCCACAATTTCGGCAACAATGATGCCTGTACTAATTAAAGGAAAGGCTCGTTTAATTTCACGAATATTAAATAACTGGTTGGCGGCAATGTCATTATTAATGTTGCTTAATACATAAATGCCTTCAACCCATAACCGAATACTAAATACTGATGCTAAATACAAAAATGAACCCTTGGTTTGCATCAGTCCCATCCAAGCCAAAGGAAGCGGTAAGGCAAGGAGAAAGGAGATACCCAGCATCACCCAACGCAGGGGGAAAAGTTTTTGCAACCATGAGTAAAAAACGCCAAAAGCCGTAACCACAAAGGCCGTAGCCATATATACCCAAGTGAGATTTTCGGCTTTATAGCCTTCTAGAAACAGGGTAGAGCTAGAATACTCAAGCCATACCGCCCCAATCGATGTTGCACAATAAAATAAAAACATCAACAATGTGCGTTCAGCTTCATCTGGACGCAGGTTGACGATTTTTAAAAAGCGCCGCATCGGGGAATTAGAGTCGGGAATGGCAGGTGCACTCATAGGTGATGGCGATCGGTTGACGATATGGTACTACAAGAACGCAAATCTACAATGCCAGCTATTTTTCCAATTACTTCAATTTCGCAAGGACATCTCAATATCTGGGAAACTTGTCGGCGTAAGTATCAATATAAGTTTTTAGAGGCACTGAGTTTACCAGATGCTGATCTAGATAGTGCAGAAAAATTGCAGTTGGGGACAAAGTTTCATTTACTTATGCAGCAAAAAGAGCTAGGGCTTGATGTTATAGCATTGGCGAGTAGTGATGTCAGGTTACAAACTTGGTTAGCCGCTTTTGAGCAGCAACCTCCAGCAATGATCTTGGGCGATCGCTTATGTGAGCATCGACGTACCTTAGAAGTTTCACTGCACAATAGTGAAAATGACAATCTCGAACAAGGGTATTTTGTCTTAACTGCTATTTATGACCTCTTGCTTTTGGGCGATCGCCAAGCGCAAATCCTCGATTGGAAAACCCATCAAAAAGCGATCGCGTTTGACAAGTTAGAAACTAATTGGCAAACGCATCTCTATTTATATCTATTAGCGAAAACAACTGATTATGAACCTGAGCAAATATCGATGACCTATTGGTTTGCTAATACTGCCCAGTCCGTAATTATTAATTATTCTCAAACTGCTTATGAGCAAACTGAAAAAAAACTACAGCGAATTTTGACGGAGATTGCTGAGGCTCAGGAATATCCCAAATTAGAGGAAATCAATAATTCCACTTGTCAATATTGTGAATTTTGCGATCGCTGCGATCGTGGTGACACATTAACTAGCTTTGCTCCCAGCAATATTAGCAATATTGAAGATATTCCCGAAATTGCAATATAGCCTGTGGCGCACGCGCAGCGTGCGCCACAGGCTATATTTAGTGCTTTTATAAGCCATTGCTAATCAAGATAAAGGCTGACCAGAAATAGGGATGGGAAAAATCCTTAGAGCGGATCGTCGCCAATTGTGCTTGACGTAAAGAGTTCGCCTTAGACTGATCGCTTTGTTTGATATTGCTGTAAAAAGACTGCATCAAAGCCTGTGTTCCCTCATCGCTTACCTGCCATAGAGACGCGATCGCTGCCTTTGCGCCAGCCCTTTGTACCTGATAGCCAAAGCCTAAGATTTCGATGCCATTGCCGAGATTGCCCACGCCTGTTTGACAAGCACTGAGAACGATCAAATCCACATTGGACATCGGCAAATCCTTCATCTCGTTGAGCAAAATGCGATCGCCATTGCCAAAGATCAGAAACGAGTTTTCAGGCTTACCCGCATTAAATTCAGCATGGGTCGCTAAGTGGATCAAATTTTTAGTTTGCATTTGGGCTTCAGTTGCCTTGCGACTGAAATCATTAGCGACAAGTTTTACCGTATTCGGTAAAGCCGAGGAAATGGCTTGTACTTCGTCTACCGTAGCAGGTAGCCCCACCTGTCCAAATTTGGTGGTGTTGGGAGCGCCACCAAAAGCCCCCGCAAAAGTCTGTAATGGTTTCGGCGGCTTGGGCGTAAAGTCGCTGAGACTATAGGCGATCAGGTTATTGATACTGTACTTTTCAACTAGCCATTGTTTGCCATCATAGAGCGCCGCGATCGGAACATAACGTAGTTGTCCATCAGGAGCATAGAAAATCGTCTTCGTTTGAGCCAGTTCTGCCTCAATTG containing:
- a CDS encoding cryptochrome/photolyase family protein, whose product is MPQIASNSGKNREILSEPIALVWHRRDLRIDDNPALSEAIAQVGDRGKVLGLFIFDPDILDDGVTEGSKVDFMLGCLRELQANYRRLGSELLFMYGQPVQSIRELAKAINASHVFFNQDVEPFAIKRDREATQVLQELGVQVQSFVDIGLIAPDAIATQSGEPYKVYTPFWRNWQSKPKPQPLATPQKLTGLASYENLPVIPLPSLRELKFINDITLPKAGEAAALALLETFCDGNGILRYQTERDFPAHAGTSTLSPHLRFGTVGIRRVWEKAIAAEQLVRSEEEAAGITTWKQELAWREFYQHVLFYFPELETGAYRPQMRNFPWDDDEEKFTAWCEGRTGYPIVDAAMRQLNQTGWMHNRCRMIVASFLTKDLIINWQWGERYFMQKLLDGDLAANNGGWQWSASSGMDPKPLRIFNPASQARKYDPEGEYILRWLPELQGLTTAELLSGNIPPHQCKRRDYPLPIVDHNVQQQRFKKIYQDCKVFQN
- a CDS encoding Crp/Fnr family transcriptional regulator, which codes for MLTSIDRLLLVRGVPIFKELRDDFLVRLASIMNEVSYPPSKMIFAKGQEGRSLYIVVAGKVRVHIDDKKDLAVLDKGNCFGEMSLFDAEPRSASVTAITNCDCLVLTQQQLYEAIDETPDIAVNIIRMLSRRIRVQNGQINTQNEQISKLSEELKKLEAYKQSVI
- a CDS encoding PD-(D/E)XK nuclease family protein, translated to MPAIFPITSISQGHLNIWETCRRKYQYKFLEALSLPDADLDSAEKLQLGTKFHLLMQQKELGLDVIALASSDVRLQTWLAAFEQQPPAMILGDRLCEHRRTLEVSLHNSENDNLEQGYFVLTAIYDLLLLGDRQAQILDWKTHQKAIAFDKLETNWQTHLYLYLLAKTTDYEPEQISMTYWFANTAQSVIINYSQTAYEQTEKKLQRILTEIAEAQEYPKLEEINNSTCQYCEFCDRCDRGDTLTSFAPSNISNIEDIPEIAI